TCGTCTGATCGCGAAGTGGCGATCCATTCCTCCGCTTACCAAAGAAGAGGAAGACGAAGAAAACCAGACTTTTACCTTCTAGCTAGGTCTTCAATGCTTCGTGTCTGTCGCCATGCGTGTCAGGGAACCGGCGCCGGGGGCTGGGTGCCCTATATACGCGCGGCGTGGTCCAGACGAGCTTCGTTCGTTTGAGGTGCAAGCTGCGAAACAAAAGATGGATCGAGCTGGCGCTCGATCTCCCACATAAGCTTCGCGTATGTGGGGCACCCGGTCGTCATCTTTGCCGCTGAGTACTTGTAATCCGTCGGGTCCGGACTACGAGCCCTCAACTGGCAACTGGGCACGTTCAACTTTTAACTTGCAACTTCTAGCCCCTCCCCAGAGCATCCAAATCACATGGCAAACCTGCAGACCATCCCGCTGGAGACCATCACCAACCAGCCCACCACCCTCGCCGAGTACGTCGGCAAGGTGCTGCTGATCGTCAACGTCGCCTCCAAATGCGGCTTGACGCCGCAGTACTCCGGGCTGGAATCACTGTATGAGCGTTTTCACGATCGCGGCCTGGTGGTCCTCGGCTTCCCCGCCAACGACTTCGGAGGTCAGGAGCCCGGCACGAACCAGGAGATTGCCAAGTTCTGCTCACTGACCTACGACGTCAGCTTCCCCATGTTCGCCAAGATCGGTGTGACCGGACCGGGGAAACACCCGCTCTATCAGGAACTTACGAGCGCTCTGCCGCAGGCCATTTCGACCACCGGGTTCGACTTTGCGGGCGACCTGCGCAACTACGGTACTGAGCCCAATCAGCCGCCGGAGCTGCTCTGGAACTTCGAAAAGTTCCTCATCAGTCGTACCGGAGAGCCGGTAGCCCGGTTTGCCCCGGATACCACGCCCGACGACCCGACCCTGATCGCCGCGATTGAGGCGGAGTTGGAGAAATAGCTGGGTCTTATAGAGCGGCTCTTCAGGCCTTGTTTCGCCCGGATACCTGGGGCGTTGCGCAGGCTGATCTAGAACGCATCTCCACCCCAGCGAACAAGTTCGCCGGGAGTCCCGGTCCTTCAGCGTTCCAAGCCATGGCACTCTTTTTGATTTGTCATTTCGCAGCGAAGCGGAGAAATCTGCTTTTTTACCGATGTTCCTTGCCTAAGTAAAACCTTTAAAAGCAGATCCCTACGGGATGACAAACAAAAAACTATCGCGCATAGCGCGATAGCCGGGGACCCCGGTCCTTCCGCGCTCCGAGCTATGGCAACCCGTGTGGGGACAAGCCCAAAACTGGCAGAATACGGTCAGTTGGCGTTTCCAAGCTGCCGGCCACGATTCAACCATTCGACTATCCAACCATTCAACATTTACTCCCTTTTTGCACAACTGCTTTCTTTCTGCAATCCTCGCTACAATCAAGCTGTTCCACGTGTGTTGACGAACTGGTACAGTGTTGCCAAACGCACGTCAAGGTTTCACCATCGGGAGACACTTCTGCCATGACGACCACCGCAACCCCGCTTCAAGCTGCAGCATCCGCGGCTCCCTCCGGCAATCTCGAAATCTCTATCTCCCGCGGCGATCTGCTGCGTGAGCTGACGGCCGCACAGTCGGTGGTGGAACGTAAGACGACGATCCCCATTCTGTCGAACTTCCTCTTCGAGGCTGACGACGACCGCCTGACCATCACCGCCACCGATCTCGATCAGTCCCTGCGCACCTCCACCACCGCCAAGGTGAAGAAGCCCGGCGCGTGCACCATCCCCGCGCGCAAGCTGTATGACTACATCAAGCTGCTGCCCGAGGGCGAGATCAGCATCAAGCTGATGGATAACCACTGGGTGCAGATCCGTGCCGGCCGCTCCAACACCAAGATGGTGGGCATGGCCCGCGCCAACTTCCCCACCGTTCCCGAGTTTCCCGAGACCGGCGCCCTGAAGGTCAACGTCGCTGCCCTGCGCAGCATGATCTCCAAGACCATCTTCGCCATCTCCAACGAGGAGTCGCGCTACACCCTCAACGGCGCTCTGCTGGTTCTCAAGTCCGAGTCCATGGCCATGGTCGCCACCGACGGTCACCGCCTGGCTCACATCGAGCGCTTCGGCGAGACCATCTCCGGCGTCTCCGGCGAGAAGAAGACCCTCATCCCGCGCAAGTGCCTGGGCGAGTTGTCCTCGCTGCTAGCGAACACCGAAGACGACACCCTCGAGTTCGCCGACGACGAGCAGACCCTCTACTTCCGCATCGGCGGACGCGTGCTGACCAGCCGCAAACTGACCGGCCAGTTCCCCAACTACGAGGCCGTTCTGCCGCGCGATAACAACAAGTTCGTTATCGTCCGCAGCGAAGACCTGATGGGAGCCATCCAGCGCGTCGCCCAGTTCGCCGACGAGCGCTCCGGAGCCATCAAGATCCGCATGGAGCAGAACGAGCTGAAGATCTCCTCCTCGTCCACCGACTCCGGCGAGTCGGA
This genomic window from Terriglobus albidus contains:
- a CDS encoding glutathione peroxidase, translated to MANLQTIPLETITNQPTTLAEYVGKVLLIVNVASKCGLTPQYSGLESLYERFHDRGLVVLGFPANDFGGQEPGTNQEIAKFCSLTYDVSFPMFAKIGVTGPGKHPLYQELTSALPQAISTTGFDFAGDLRNYGTEPNQPPELLWNFEKFLISRTGEPVARFAPDTTPDDPTLIAAIEAELEK
- the dnaN gene encoding DNA polymerase III subunit beta; the protein is MTTTATPLQAAASAAPSGNLEISISRGDLLRELTAAQSVVERKTTIPILSNFLFEADDDRLTITATDLDQSLRTSTTAKVKKPGACTIPARKLYDYIKLLPEGEISIKLMDNHWVQIRAGRSNTKMVGMARANFPTVPEFPETGALKVNVAALRSMISKTIFAISNEESRYTLNGALLVLKSESMAMVATDGHRLAHIERFGETISGVSGEKKTLIPRKCLGELSSLLANTEDDTLEFADDEQTLYFRIGGRVLTSRKLTGQFPNYEAVLPRDNNKFVIVRSEDLMGAIQRVAQFADERSGAIKIRMEQNELKISSSSTDSGESEDTIETPYSYDPLVVGFNSAYLLDFLKAIGNTGEVRLEFKDAQSAGQMRPEESGEDSKYRYILMPMRI